The sequence below is a genomic window from Chondrinema litorale.
CGAAGAAAAACAGAAAACTGCCTATTATGCAGAATACAATTCTACTGGTCCGGGAGCTGCTCCATCAAAGAGAGTGCAATGGTCTCATCAGCTATCTAAAGAAGAAGCGGCTAAATATACAATCGGAAACATTTTAAAAGGAGATGATAATTGGGTTCCTGATCTATCAACCATAGAGTAAAACCTAATTTATTTTCTTTTCGATCCCTTTATAAATATGAAACTTCACATCTTTAAACTAGCAATACTTTTATTTTTTCATTTATTAGCCTCTCAGCAACTCTTTGCGCAAAAAGCTTCGAAAGATGGTTTCTCAAATACTTGGGTAGCAGATCAAGGAGATGGAACTTATAAAAACCCAATACTCCATGCAGATTATTCTGACCCTGATGCTGTTCGAGTGGGAGATGATTTTTATATGACGGCTTCGTCTTTTACTTGCTCTCCAAGTTTGCCCATTTTACACTCAAAAGATTTAGTAAACTGGGAATTAGTTAATTATGCACTTCCTAAGCAACCTCCCTTTGAGTTTTTTGAAAAGGCACAGCATGGAAAAGGTGTTTGGGCACCTTGTATCAGATATCATGAAGGGGAATATTATATCTACTATCCAGACCCTGATTTTGGTATTTATATGATTAAAACCAAAGACCCGGAAGGTGTCTGGTCTAAACCAGTGCTAGTGAAAGGTGGTAAGGGTTTTATCGATCCCTCACCACTATGGGACGATGACGGTAATGTATACTTAGTGTATGCTTTTGCTGGTAGTCGCGCAAGTATTAAGAGTTTAATTGTTGTTTGTAAAATGAATAAAGAAGGCACCAAAACAATAGACAATGGTGTAATGGTTTTCGATGGTCATGGAGATAACCCGACGGTAGAAGGACCTAAGTTTTACAAAAGAAATGACTATTACTACATTTTTGCTCCAGCTGGTGGTGTTCCTACAGGTTGGCAATTGGTTATGCGCTCCAAAAATATTTATGGCCCCTATGAAACCAAGAATGTATTAGCAACAGGTAGTACAAATATCAATGGCCCGCATCAAGGTGCTTGGGTTTCTTTAGAAAGTGGTGAAGATTGGTTCCTTCATTTTCAAGATAAAGGAGCATATGGTCGCATTGTGCATTTGCAACCGATGAAATGGATTAACGATTGGCCAGTTATGGGAAATGATGCAGATGGCGATGGTACTGGAGAACCTGTTTTAACTTATAAAAAGCCGGATGTAGGCAAAACTTATCCAATTGTTACACCACCAGAGTCAGATGAGTTTAATACACCAAACTTAGGTTTACAGTGGCAATGGAATGCAATACCTCAACCTTATTGGGCTTTTCCAACAAGCATGGGTTATTTAAGATTATTTTCTTACCCTTTACCAGAAGATTTTCAAAACTTTTGGGATGTGCCAAACCTATTGTTACAGAAATTTCCAGCACCAGAATTTACTGCTACAGCAAAAATTACTTTTAACCCAAGATTCGAAGATGAGAAAGCCGGACTCATTATTTTCGGGAGAGACTATTCTTACATTTCTGTAAAAAATGATGATGACGGACTGGAAGTCTCACAGACAATTTGCGAGAAAGCAGATAAAAGTGGCAAAGAAGTAAACTCAGATAATCTCGATATAGAAAGCAACACATTTTACCTAAGAGTTAAAGTAACAAGCGATGCAATTTGCAGATTCAGCTTTAGCGAAAACGGAACGGAATTTACAGGAATGGGTAAACCTTTTAAAGCCAGAGAAGGTGGCTGGGTTGGTGCAAAAGTAGGTCTGTTTTGCGTGAGAGAAGGTATTGCCAACGATTCTGGTAATATAGATATAGATTGGTTTAGGGTAACTAAATAAAATTTTCTTCAATTTACATTTTGACTTTCCTCCTCTAATTATTTTAAGTTATAGGAACTAATTCCAGCATAAATTAATTTAAAAAAATCTCTGATCTACTATTAAATACTTTGAATAAATCTTTCAAAGAGGAGTGGGGTTTATTTACTTTGCATTATTAGAAAAGTAATATAGAAGTAGATGGATTTTTTGGTTTTAAGAAAACTTTTCACAGCGATTTACATAGAATTTGTTTCATACACTATTATATACATTTCAATTAATTATTCGGTAAAACCACATTTATCTATCAGCTTTTATCAGAATACATTAAAAAACGGAGCTTGCAACTTAAATACGATTAAAGTATTGCCTTTACATTTCCACAATTAACAAATATTAAAAGCATCTTAACAGCTAAAGTTGTAATATTAATTTGTATTCCATTTAAAATGTGAGGATTGTATTCTCAATTATGAAGCAAAGTTTTATATATATTTTTCCGGCGGTTATTGTTACACTTCTGATAAGCTATTGTAGTTCGCCTACAACTGAAGTTTCTGAGGTGAAACAGGAGATTGAGGAGGTTGAGAAGCTTTCTTCTTATGTTGATCCTTTATTTTTAAGGCAAGTAGAATCGCATGGAAGTGTAAGTACAGGAGCCTATTTACCATTTGGTATGGTAAGACCTGCTCCAATAAATCATTGTTTTTCTTATAGTGATAATAAAAGAGAAGAAGATTGTGTATTTACTGGTTTTAGACAAACTCAGGTAGATAATAATGATATCCTTTCCGACTTTTTAATTGTGCCCGGCATTATTAAAAAGCAAGAGTTAGAAGCCGACAATAAAGTGCGTTGGTCTAGAAGTGAAGAAGGAAAAGCAGGATATCATGCTTTGCAATTACACAATCCAGACCTTTCAGTTGAGATTACTGCTACTAAAAGAGTGGCTTTTTATAAGTTCAAAAGTCAACCAGAAGATAATTTTTTCTTTTTTATCGATCCGGGAGTAGATTTTACGAACGATCTGCCAGTATTAAGCCACTTAACTGTAATAAATGATTCTACTATTGCTGGTTATAGACTTTCTAGTCCAAGTACATTAAGGTCTTCTGAACTGGAAAGGAAAATATATTTTGTAATCCAGTTTTCTAAGAAATGGCAAGATTATAATTTCTTTAGAAAAGATTTAGATATTGGTCGCCCAAAGACTATGAGGTCGAAAAAGTCTAGTGCTAAAATTACTTTTGATTCATTAGGGAATGATGCCTTATTTATGAAAGTAGCTGTATCTACAGCTAGTGTAGATGGTGCACAAAATAACCTTTTACAAGAAGTGCCCCACTGGGATTTTGACCTCGTAAGAAAAGCTGCTGAGGGAGTGTGGGAGCAAGAGTTAAACAGAGTGAGTATCAAAGTAAAAGATTCATTACAGAAAAAGGTATTTTATTCTAGCCTTTATAAAGTGATGCAGCAACCTCGGTTGATTAGTGATGTAGACGGCAGTTATTCAGATTTTACAGGTGAAGTGCAAACTACAGAGGGGCAATATGACAGATACCATCGCTTTGATCTTAAAGAATCATACAAAAATACATATCCTCTTTATGCGCTTTTTTATAAAGATAGAGTAAACGATTTTATTCGATCATTTTTGGCGCATTATAAAGAAACTGGTGCTTTGCCAGAATCAAGATATACTGCAAGGAGTGATATGGAAAGCTTTGGGGCAGTATCTGTAATTGCAGATGCTTACCTTAAAGGGATTGGAGATTTTGATGTAAATTTGGCATACAAAGCGATAAAAGAAACACTGGAAAACCACCCATATGCTAAGTTGGTTTCTAAATATAACTTTATCCCATCAGACTATTTTCCAGACAATTCTTTTGAGAATTCATTAGAGTTTGCACAAGCTTTTAAAGCAGCTTCTCT
It includes:
- a CDS encoding GH92 family glycosyl hydrolase; translation: MKQSFIYIFPAVIVTLLISYCSSPTTEVSEVKQEIEEVEKLSSYVDPLFLRQVESHGSVSTGAYLPFGMVRPAPINHCFSYSDNKREEDCVFTGFRQTQVDNNDILSDFLIVPGIIKKQELEADNKVRWSRSEEGKAGYHALQLHNPDLSVEITATKRVAFYKFKSQPEDNFFFFIDPGVDFTNDLPVLSHLTVINDSTIAGYRLSSPSTLRSSELERKIYFVIQFSKKWQDYNFFRKDLDIGRPKTMRSKKSSAKITFDSLGNDALFMKVAVSTASVDGAQNNLLQEVPHWDFDLVRKAAEGVWEQELNRVSIKVKDSLQKKVFYSSLYKVMQQPRLISDVDGSYSDFTGEVQTTEGQYDRYHRFDLKESYKNTYPLYALFYKDRVNDFIRSFLAHYKETGALPESRYTARSDMESFGAVSVIADAYLKGIGDFDVNLAYKAIKETLENHPYAKLVSKYNFIPSDYFPDNSFENSLEFAQAFKAASLMAEAMGYKKDYKDFISSSELYTQNFDSLTLTMRPKNIKGDWADNIDELDFESDSVGLLDWEKTWAVRHDVEGLIKLMNGKENFVAMLDSFLHVQSKELAIIDSLSASDTTLRHMHAQYSEENSHIPFLYTYAGKSWKTQEMLRSMMDSIFASLDSKGRYSYKDDFQPAWLIFNMLGLYPLSPVGNKYILGSPVIDGAVLSVSNKQPFSIKVNNQSNQKHFVKLLSLNRSSQQKDFISYKEMFQGGEVILEMVQEPNKINSDKKLELLSDSLQNRVATF
- a CDS encoding glycoside hydrolase family 43 protein, translating into MKLHIFKLAILLFFHLLASQQLFAQKASKDGFSNTWVADQGDGTYKNPILHADYSDPDAVRVGDDFYMTASSFTCSPSLPILHSKDLVNWELVNYALPKQPPFEFFEKAQHGKGVWAPCIRYHEGEYYIYYPDPDFGIYMIKTKDPEGVWSKPVLVKGGKGFIDPSPLWDDDGNVYLVYAFAGSRASIKSLIVVCKMNKEGTKTIDNGVMVFDGHGDNPTVEGPKFYKRNDYYYIFAPAGGVPTGWQLVMRSKNIYGPYETKNVLATGSTNINGPHQGAWVSLESGEDWFLHFQDKGAYGRIVHLQPMKWINDWPVMGNDADGDGTGEPVLTYKKPDVGKTYPIVTPPESDEFNTPNLGLQWQWNAIPQPYWAFPTSMGYLRLFSYPLPEDFQNFWDVPNLLLQKFPAPEFTATAKITFNPRFEDEKAGLIIFGRDYSYISVKNDDDGLEVSQTICEKADKSGKEVNSDNLDIESNTFYLRVKVTSDAICRFSFSENGTEFTGMGKPFKAREGGWVGAKVGLFCVREGIANDSGNIDIDWFRVTK